One window from the genome of Garra rufa chromosome 1, GarRuf1.0, whole genome shotgun sequence encodes:
- the LOC141325474 gene encoding Golgi apparatus membrane protein TVP23 homolog B-like, whose protein sequence is MNRQDSVSEVPLFHEDENAFAEKKSKIKHPLACFFHLFFRTSAILIYLFCEFLSRSFIANMVTIILLLSCDFWTVKNVTGRLLVGLRWWNQVDANGHSHWMFESRSQTRKNVVSNSDSRIFWIGLIMCPMFWIFFMFSSLFSFNIKWLAVVIMGVLLQWANLYGYVRCKVGGATKLKNMATNYFGLKLFKKVVNTPEEP, encoded by the exons ATGAACAGACAG GACTCTGTGAGTGAAGTGCCATTATTCCATGAGGATGAAAATGCATTTGCAGAGAAGAAATCCAAAATCAA ACATCCTTTGGCCTGTTTCTTTCATCTTTTTTTCCGCACAAGTGCCATCCTGATCTACCTTTTTTGTGAGTTTCTCAGCCGAAGTTTTATCGCCAACATGGTCACCATCATTTTACTTCTGTCATGTGACTTCTGGACAGTAAAG AATGTGACCGGGCGATTATTGGTGGGCTTGAGATGGTGGAATCAGGTTGATGCAAACGGTCACAGTCATTGGATGTTCGAATCCAGATCA CAAACCAGAAAAAATGTGGTCTCAAACTCAGATTCACGGATTTTCTGGATTGGTCTGATCATGTGTCCAATGTTTTGGATTTTCTTTATGTTTAGCTCACTTTTTTCCTTCAACATAAAGTGGTTG GCCGTCGTGATAATGGGAGTTTTGCTGCAGTGGGCTAACCTGTATGGATATGTGCGATGCAAAGTAGGTGGTGCAACCAAACTGAAGAACATGGCGACTAATTACTTTGGCCTCAAGCTCTTCAAAAAG GTAGTAAACACACCAGAGGAACCATAA
- the LOC141325478 gene encoding protein amnionless-like, translating into MALRHDVLLFLCVLPFANALYKQWIPDTNFENATNWDKGSVPCGNDQVVFSAQRKVSVYVETAHTITGMSLPVDGELILASGAGFTVREGGDPGCGSGVTANFKDSESLKWFDPSLWVAATTMDDLHSGTYQFSVHEESVPCQYDDVVFRETTSFRVDVSSGHDVPVKSVSVLGKKFTSSSEFSQYLSSESGKLQFHGSSSLKVGGSGCEDITGCICDNSGNRDKICSNVKCDSLECKKPLHPVGHCCDVCGAIVDVQFSSKFNFESYRQRLQHLFLSQPKYESIQMALSKVSKEQRLLRVIPFGATQEIQVLLLEKKTSQEAGKMAEALARDIVQDVHNHGLNFGTTSAEFQASSGASSSEAAGNSTGVVVGAVLGSLLGVGLLAVVVVLYHRGIVRIPKMPSIPSFSKWKNNSDIGELGGPLDHGFDNPIFDKPTMMPEEPGLYGTEMTSTITLTKSGVHFVNPVYDETELNA; encoded by the coding sequence ATGGCTCTTCGACATGACGTCTTGCTTTTTCTTTGCGTTTTACCTTTTGCTAACGCACTCTACAAGCAATGGATTCCAGACACCAATTTTGAAAACGCTACCAACTGGGATAAAGGCTCGGTGCCCTGCGGTAATGACCAAGTTGTGTTTTCAGCTCAGCGGAAAGTATCAGTGTATGTAGAAACGGCTCACACTATCACTGGAATGAGCTTGCCAGTGGATGGAGAACTGATTCTGGCATCTGGCGCCGGGTTTACTGTAAGAGAAGGTGGAGATCCTGGTTGTGGATCTGGGGTCACGGCTAACTTTAAAGACTCTGAATCACTGAAATGGTTCGACCCATCGCTGTGGGTGGCTGCGACCACTATGGATGACCTGCACAGTGGTACATATCAGTTTTCAGTCCACGAGGAGAGTGTCCCGTGCCAGTATGACGACGTAGTTTTTCGAGAGACCACCTCATTCCGCGTGGACGTTTCATCTGGTCATGACGTGCCTGTGAAGAGTGTGTCTGTACTTGGGAAAAAGTTCACTAGCAGCTCTGAGTTTTCTCAGTACCTGTCATCTGAGTCTGGCAAGCTGCAGTTCCATGGCTCCTCGTCCCTTAAAGTTGGAGGTTCGGGCTGTGAGGATATCACGGGGTGCATCTGTGATAACTCTGGAAATCGAGACAAgatctgttcaaatgtaaaatgCGATTCTTTGGAGTGCAAAAAACCCCTGCACCCGGTGGGACATTGCTGCGATGTTTGTGGTGCCATTGTGGACGTTCAGTTCTCTTCGAAATTCAACTTCGAGTCGTATCGCCAACGGCTGCAGCACCTCTTTCTCAGCCAGCCTAAATATGAATCTATACAGATGGCCTTGTCGAAAGTGTCAAAAGAGCAGAGGCTGCTACGAGTGATTCCTTTCGGAGCCACTCAGGAGATTCAGGTCTTGCTTCTGGAAAAGAAAACAAGTCAGGAAGCTGGGAAGATGGCCGAAGCTCTCGCTCGTGACATAGTGCAGGATGTACACAACCATGGCTTGAACTTTGGCACCACCAGTGCAGAGTTCCAGGCGTCATCAGGGGCGAGCAGCAGCGAAGCGGCTGGAAACAGTACTGGGGTAGTTGTGGGTGCAGTGCTGGGCTCCTTGCTTGGAGTGGGTTTACTTGCAGTTGTTGTTGTGCTTTACCATCGTGGCATCGTTAGGATACCCAAAATGCCTAGCATCCCTTCATTCAGCAAATGGAAGAACAATAGCGACATTGGGGAGCTCGGTGGCCCTTTGGACCATGGCTTTGACAACCCCATTTTTGACAAACCAACAATGATGCCTGAGGAACCAGGACTGTACGGGACAGAGATGACAAGCACGATAACCCTAACTAAGTCAGGGGTGCATTTCGTAAATCCTGTTTATGATGAAACTGAGCTTAATGCATGA